DNA from Caldibacillus debilis DSM 16016:
GATCGCCTCATCGGGGCTCAAATCCATTTCCCTTAAAATCCGCTGATGCCAATAAGTAGCCCAGCCTTCGTTCATGATCTTCGTCTCCAGCTGCGGCCAAAAATAGAGCATTTCTTCCCGGACAATCGCGACGATGTCCCGCTGCCAATCTTCCAGCGCCCGGCTGTAATGGATCAGAAATAAAAGCAGGTCCTTCTCCGGCCGGGGCGGAAGCTTTTTCCGTTTTTTGGGAGCCGCCGCCCGCCGTTCATTTTTCTTGTCCAGCGCCCAAAGATCATCATAGGGCGTGCTTCTTCCCGGCCGCTCCCCTTCCTCCTCCGCTTCCTCCTCCATCCAGGAAAATTGCGGGCGGAGCAGGGAAGGATCGATATGCTCTTCGATGGACAAAACCGCGTCCAAAAAAGACTCCACCCGTTTTTTCCCGTATTGGATCTCGTAATGGCGGATCCGTTCGGCGCTGGCGGCCATGCTTTCCACCATATCCCGGTTCGTGTTCATGAAACGGACGTTGTTTTTGAAAAAATCCGAATGGGCCAGCACATGGGCGACGATCAGCTTGTTTTGAATCAAGGAGTTGGATTCCAGCAAGAAGGCGTAGCAAGGATCGGAGTTGATCACCAATTCGTAAATCTTGCTCAGGCCCAGGTCGTATTGGACCTTCATCTTGTAAAAATGTTTGCCGAAGCTCCAGTGGGAAAAACGGGTCGGCATCCCGTAGGCGCCGAAGGTATAAATGATATCGGCGGGACAAATTTCATAGCGCATCGGAAAAAAATCGAGCCCGAAACCGGATGCGATTTCGGTGATTTCGCCGATGGCCTTCTCCAAGGCTTTCTTCTCGTCTTGGCGCATGCGATGATTCCCCCTTGGCCTTTCCTTATTTTGGCTGACGCGTTGAAGCTTGACAACACCGATTCCTCTTCTCCCGGTTTTTTTGGAAAATTCCCGTGGATTTTCTGATTTCTTAATATCCAACATATGTGTTTGGGAATAATACAATGAAAAAATTGGGGAAACCGCCGCAGGGGAACCGGGGGAATCCCGGAAGGC
Protein-coding regions in this window:
- a CDS encoding SpoVR family protein, which encodes MRQDEKKALEKAIGEITEIASGFGLDFFPMRYEICPADIIYTFGAYGMPTRFSHWSFGKHFYKMKVQYDLGLSKIYELVINSDPCYAFLLESNSLIQNKLIVAHVLAHSDFFKNNVRFMNTNRDMVESMAASAERIRHYEIQYGKKRVESFLDAVLSIEEHIDPSLLRPQFSWMEEEAEEEGERPGRSTPYDDLWALDKKNERRAAAPKKRKKLPPRPEKDLLLFLIHYSRALEDWQRDIVAIVREEMLYFWPQLETKIMNEGWATYWHQRILREMDLSPDEAIEFAKLNASVIQPSKTGLNPYHLGLKIFEEIEERWNRPTEEMKKRGIRPGTGREKIFEVRELESDQSFLRNYLTKELIQREDFYLFEKQDRDYKISSKQWQEIRDHLVNLRVNGGFPYITVTDGDYAQNGELYLQHHYEGIELDIKYLEKVLPYIYRLWGRPVHLETVVDENPVRFSYNGKSVGRDYL